One genomic segment of Scophthalmus maximus strain ysfricsl-2021 chromosome 3, ASM2237912v1, whole genome shotgun sequence includes these proteins:
- the ccnt1 gene encoding cyclin-T1 isoform X1 — protein sequence MAASFRSLPASCNNKWYYTRQQIDNSPSRRAGLDPDKELSYRQQAANLLQDMGQRLNVSQLTINTAIVYMHRFYMVQSFTRFHRNVISPAALFLAAKVEEQPRKLEHVIKVAHACLNPQDPSPDVRSDAYLQQAQDLVILESIILQTLAFEITIDHPHTHVVKCTQLVRVVPASKDLAQTSYFMATNSLHLTTFCLQYSPPVVACVCIHLACKWSNWEIPVSTDGKHWWEYVDPTVTLELLDELTHEFLQILEKTPSRLKRIRNWKAGGQTPKAKPKVQEDGDQRDTMMSMISMASSESTVAGLMSLSAPPSASSSLSMGDKERDASGSAETWSGKDPAGAEEQPNNEVHVPAKVSLSEYRAKNADVLAAQKRKLENMEASVKRDYANAAQALIGQQQRKEKHQHHHQQSSSSSSDMSSPSPIILKIPLEKERHERSSLKMRFPVAGGGGSGTRDPDIKVRIRVPEKQRGSSGEEGKSRDKHRDRSNHHHHHQNHHHSSSGGASLSSSHKHSSGAGGAVGSGKKVPNDSSRTGSSSSSASRKRTHSQDPAAVSHPATKVSKSSRNPYQLPSLSSSGQTLGHGPDILPALGLPHHQGGYPHSKNEKTDTNGHGAAGGAQSNEYQDTFEMLNSLLSAQGVQPSQPSMFDYRSQYGDFRYSGGSRGNNSRPPPLPSDPPPPLPPLPK from the exons ATGGCGGCTTCGTTTCGTTCTCTCCCCGCAAGCTGTAATAACAAATGGTACTACACCCGGCAGCAGATCGACAACAGCCCATCTCGGCGAGCGGGCCTCGATCCCGACAAGGAGCTCTCCTACAGGCAACAGGCGGCCAACCTGCTCCAGGACATGGGGCAGCGGCTCAACGT GTCCCAACTCACAATTAACACAGCCATCGTGTACATGCATCGCTTCTACATGGTCCAGTCTTTCACCAGATTCCACCGAAAT GTCATCTCTCCCGCCGCCCTCTTCCTCGCAGCGAAGGTGGAGGAGCAGCCCCGTAAGCTAGAACACGTTATCAAAGTGGCCCATGCATGCCTCAATCCTCAGGATCCTTCACCTGATGTACGCAGCGAC GCCTACCTGCAACAAGCCCAAGACCTGGTCATTCTTGAGAGCATAATACTCCAGACCTTGG CTTTTGAAATCACCATTGACCATCCGCATACTCATGTTGTCAAGTGCACTCAGCTTGTCAGAG ttgttccaGCGAGCAAGGATCTGGCCCAAACATCATACTTTATGGCTACCAACAG TCTGCACTTAACCACGTTCTGCCTGCAGTACAGTCCGCCAGTGGTGGCCTGTGTGTGCATCCACCTCGCCTGCAAATGGTCCAACTGGGAAATCCCCGTGTCCACAGATGGCAAACACTGGTGGGAATATGTCGATCCCACAGTCACACTTGAACTGCTGGATG AGCTCACCCATGAGTTCCTGCAGATTCTGGAGAAAACACCCAGCCGGTTGAAACGGATTCGCAATTGGAAG GCCGGAGGTCAGACACCCAAAGCCAAGCCAAAGGTCCAGGAGGACGGTGACCAGAGGGACACCATGATGAGCATGATCTCCATGGCTTCATCTGAGAGTACTGTGGCAGGCCTGATGAGCCTGTCGGCTCCGCCGTCCGCCTCGTCTTCCTTGTCCATGGGCGATAAGGAGAGGGATGCATCTGGCAGCGCTGAGACTTGGAGTGGAAAAGACCCGGCCGGAGCTGAAGAACAGCCCAACAACGAGGTCCATGTCCCAGCAAAGGTATCGCTGAGTGAGTACCGTGCCAAGAACGCAGATGTCCTGGCCGCCcagaagaggaagctggagaacatGGAGGCCAGTGTAAAGAGGGACTATGCCAACGCTGCCCAGGCTCTCATTggtcagcagcagaggaaggaaaaacatcagcatcatcaccagCAGTCCAGCTCGTCCTCCTCTGACATGTCCAGCCCTTCGCCAATTATTCTGAAAATCCcactggagaaggagaggcaCGAGCGGAGCTCTTTGAAAATGCGTTTCCCCGTAGCAGGGGGAGGTGGCAGCGGCACCCGGGATCCAGACATCAAAGTCAGGATACGAGTGCCTGAGAAGCAAAGGGGGAGTTCAGGAGAGGAGGGCAAGAGCAGGGACAAGCATAGGGATCGGTctaatcatcaccatcatcaccagaACCACCACCATTCCTCCTCTGGCGGCGCCTCTCTTTCCTCGTCACATAAACATTCATCTGGCGCCGGTGGGGCAGTAGGAAGTGGCAAAAAAGTCCCAAATGACTCCTCCAGAACAggctcttcatcctcttcagcATCACGCAAGAGGACACACTCCCAGGACCCCGCGGCAGTCTCTCACCCTGCCACAAAAGTCAGCAAGTCCTCTAGGAATCCCTACCAGCTTCCGTCCCTGTCTTCCTCTGGACAAACTCTGGGGCACGGTCCTGACATTCTTCCCGCCTTGGGCCTTCCCCACCACCAAGGGGGCTATCCGCACTCCAAAAACGAAAAGACGGACACTAACGGGCACGGCGCGGCGGGCGGGGCCCAGTCGAACGAGTACCAGGACACTTTTGAAATGCTGAACTCACTTCTGAGCGCGCAGGGGGTCCAGCCCTCCCAGCCGTCCATGTTCGACTACAGATCCCAATACGGGGACTTTCGGTACAGCGGTGGCTCCAGAGGGAACAACTCCAGACCCCCACCACTGCCTTCGGACCCACCGCCACCACTGCCGCCGTTACCCAAATGA
- the ccnt1 gene encoding cyclin-T1 isoform X2 — translation MAASFRSLPASCNNKWYYTRQQIDNSPSRRAGLDPDKELSYRQQAANLLQDMGQRLNVSQLTINTAIVYMHRFYMVQSFTRFHRNVISPAALFLAAKVEEQPRKLEHVIKVAHACLNPQDPSPDVRSDAYLQQAQDLVILESIILQTLAFEITIDHPHTHVVKCTQLVRASKDLAQTSYFMATNSLHLTTFCLQYSPPVVACVCIHLACKWSNWEIPVSTDGKHWWEYVDPTVTLELLDELTHEFLQILEKTPSRLKRIRNWKAGGQTPKAKPKVQEDGDQRDTMMSMISMASSESTVAGLMSLSAPPSASSSLSMGDKERDASGSAETWSGKDPAGAEEQPNNEVHVPAKVSLSEYRAKNADVLAAQKRKLENMEASVKRDYANAAQALIGQQQRKEKHQHHHQQSSSSSSDMSSPSPIILKIPLEKERHERSSLKMRFPVAGGGGSGTRDPDIKVRIRVPEKQRGSSGEEGKSRDKHRDRSNHHHHHQNHHHSSSGGASLSSSHKHSSGAGGAVGSGKKVPNDSSRTGSSSSSASRKRTHSQDPAAVSHPATKVSKSSRNPYQLPSLSSSGQTLGHGPDILPALGLPHHQGGYPHSKNEKTDTNGHGAAGGAQSNEYQDTFEMLNSLLSAQGVQPSQPSMFDYRSQYGDFRYSGGSRGNNSRPPPLPSDPPPPLPPLPK, via the exons ATGGCGGCTTCGTTTCGTTCTCTCCCCGCAAGCTGTAATAACAAATGGTACTACACCCGGCAGCAGATCGACAACAGCCCATCTCGGCGAGCGGGCCTCGATCCCGACAAGGAGCTCTCCTACAGGCAACAGGCGGCCAACCTGCTCCAGGACATGGGGCAGCGGCTCAACGT GTCCCAACTCACAATTAACACAGCCATCGTGTACATGCATCGCTTCTACATGGTCCAGTCTTTCACCAGATTCCACCGAAAT GTCATCTCTCCCGCCGCCCTCTTCCTCGCAGCGAAGGTGGAGGAGCAGCCCCGTAAGCTAGAACACGTTATCAAAGTGGCCCATGCATGCCTCAATCCTCAGGATCCTTCACCTGATGTACGCAGCGAC GCCTACCTGCAACAAGCCCAAGACCTGGTCATTCTTGAGAGCATAATACTCCAGACCTTGG CTTTTGAAATCACCATTGACCATCCGCATACTCATGTTGTCAAGTGCACTCAGCTTGTCAGAG CGAGCAAGGATCTGGCCCAAACATCATACTTTATGGCTACCAACAG TCTGCACTTAACCACGTTCTGCCTGCAGTACAGTCCGCCAGTGGTGGCCTGTGTGTGCATCCACCTCGCCTGCAAATGGTCCAACTGGGAAATCCCCGTGTCCACAGATGGCAAACACTGGTGGGAATATGTCGATCCCACAGTCACACTTGAACTGCTGGATG AGCTCACCCATGAGTTCCTGCAGATTCTGGAGAAAACACCCAGCCGGTTGAAACGGATTCGCAATTGGAAG GCCGGAGGTCAGACACCCAAAGCCAAGCCAAAGGTCCAGGAGGACGGTGACCAGAGGGACACCATGATGAGCATGATCTCCATGGCTTCATCTGAGAGTACTGTGGCAGGCCTGATGAGCCTGTCGGCTCCGCCGTCCGCCTCGTCTTCCTTGTCCATGGGCGATAAGGAGAGGGATGCATCTGGCAGCGCTGAGACTTGGAGTGGAAAAGACCCGGCCGGAGCTGAAGAACAGCCCAACAACGAGGTCCATGTCCCAGCAAAGGTATCGCTGAGTGAGTACCGTGCCAAGAACGCAGATGTCCTGGCCGCCcagaagaggaagctggagaacatGGAGGCCAGTGTAAAGAGGGACTATGCCAACGCTGCCCAGGCTCTCATTggtcagcagcagaggaaggaaaaacatcagcatcatcaccagCAGTCCAGCTCGTCCTCCTCTGACATGTCCAGCCCTTCGCCAATTATTCTGAAAATCCcactggagaaggagaggcaCGAGCGGAGCTCTTTGAAAATGCGTTTCCCCGTAGCAGGGGGAGGTGGCAGCGGCACCCGGGATCCAGACATCAAAGTCAGGATACGAGTGCCTGAGAAGCAAAGGGGGAGTTCAGGAGAGGAGGGCAAGAGCAGGGACAAGCATAGGGATCGGTctaatcatcaccatcatcaccagaACCACCACCATTCCTCCTCTGGCGGCGCCTCTCTTTCCTCGTCACATAAACATTCATCTGGCGCCGGTGGGGCAGTAGGAAGTGGCAAAAAAGTCCCAAATGACTCCTCCAGAACAggctcttcatcctcttcagcATCACGCAAGAGGACACACTCCCAGGACCCCGCGGCAGTCTCTCACCCTGCCACAAAAGTCAGCAAGTCCTCTAGGAATCCCTACCAGCTTCCGTCCCTGTCTTCCTCTGGACAAACTCTGGGGCACGGTCCTGACATTCTTCCCGCCTTGGGCCTTCCCCACCACCAAGGGGGCTATCCGCACTCCAAAAACGAAAAGACGGACACTAACGGGCACGGCGCGGCGGGCGGGGCCCAGTCGAACGAGTACCAGGACACTTTTGAAATGCTGAACTCACTTCTGAGCGCGCAGGGGGTCCAGCCCTCCCAGCCGTCCATGTTCGACTACAGATCCCAATACGGGGACTTTCGGTACAGCGGTGGCTCCAGAGGGAACAACTCCAGACCCCCACCACTGCCTTCGGACCCACCGCCACCACTGCCGCCGTTACCCAAATGA